In Denitratisoma sp. DHT3, one DNA window encodes the following:
- a CDS encoding GNAT family N-acetyltransferase: MREQGIAAAEEWDRFDAAAHHAVAYGPAGEPIGTGRLLDDGRIGRMAVLAPWRGKGVGSALLDRLLEAAARAGMAKVRLHARQSAATFYRQQGFVQQGEPFQEVGTSHVLMERRLAPPGDRA, encoded by the coding sequence GTGCGCGAGCAGGGGATCGCCGCGGCCGAGGAATGGGATCGTTTCGACGCCGCCGCGCATCATGCGGTGGCCTACGGGCCGGCGGGGGAACCCATCGGCACCGGGCGCCTGCTGGACGATGGACGCATCGGCAGAATGGCGGTATTGGCGCCCTGGCGCGGCAAGGGTGTGGGGAGCGCGCTGCTGGATCGTCTGCTCGAGGCGGCCGCGCGGGCCGGCATGGCGAAGGTCCGGCTGCACGCGCGGCAGTCGGCGGCGACGTTCTATCGGCAACAGGGCTTTGTGCAGCAGGGGGAACCGTTCCAGGAGGTGGGAACGTCCCACGTGCTGATGGAGCGCCGCCTGGCACCGCCGGGCGACCGCGCCTAG
- a CDS encoding DHA2 family efflux MFS transporter permease subunit, with protein MMDERPPLSGLPLLLVTIFVSLGAFMQVLDATIANVSVPTIAGDLGVSPSQGTWVITSFGVANAIALPLTGWLARRFGEVRMFVLSTLGFVLTSWLCGFAHSLEFLVMARVLQGACAGPMFPLAQSLLMSCYPPQKRGLAMAISMMVIAVAPIVGPLLGGWITEQLSWSWIFYINLPVGLICVGVCWPLLRHRESQTTRMPIDGVGLGLLILGVGSLQILLDKGHELDWFASNLIVTLAVVAAIALCALIVWELTDRHPVVDLSLLGERNYLVAAVVISLGYMTFLGGVVVLPLWLQTNMGYTSTWAGIATAPIGILPVLLTPLLGKYLDRLNLRLIVTLGFLIFTMTFWWQSHYADNVDLLSISLPRLVQGFGMVGFFTPMMVILVSRTNPNHMPNAMGLVNFMRVLAGSFGTSLAVTLWDDRTSFHHQRLAEAVHQANPAVAQGLDAMGSLGLSVQQGMIQVERLLSREAMTMAVNDTFWIAGWIFFGLILLVWQARPPFGHPGSPPPVVE; from the coding sequence ATGATGGACGAACGCCCTCCACTCTCCGGCCTCCCGCTGCTGCTGGTCACGATCTTCGTGTCCCTTGGCGCCTTCATGCAGGTGCTGGACGCCACCATCGCCAACGTCTCGGTCCCGACCATCGCCGGCGATCTGGGCGTCAGCCCCTCCCAGGGAACCTGGGTCATCACCTCCTTCGGCGTCGCCAACGCCATCGCGCTGCCGCTCACCGGCTGGCTGGCGCGCCGCTTCGGCGAAGTGCGCATGTTCGTGCTGTCCACCCTGGGCTTCGTCCTGACCTCCTGGCTGTGCGGTTTCGCCCATTCCCTTGAGTTCCTGGTCATGGCCCGCGTGCTCCAGGGCGCCTGCGCCGGTCCGATGTTTCCCCTCGCGCAGAGCCTGCTGATGTCGTGCTACCCGCCGCAGAAGCGGGGTCTGGCGATGGCGATTTCGATGATGGTGATCGCCGTGGCCCCGATCGTCGGCCCGCTCCTGGGCGGCTGGATCACCGAGCAGCTTTCCTGGTCCTGGATTTTCTACATCAATCTGCCGGTGGGCCTGATCTGCGTCGGGGTCTGCTGGCCGCTGCTGCGGCACCGGGAAAGCCAGACCACCCGGATGCCCATCGACGGCGTCGGCCTGGGGCTGCTGATCCTCGGCGTCGGCAGCCTGCAGATCCTGCTCGACAAGGGCCACGAACTCGACTGGTTCGCCTCCAATCTGATCGTGACCCTGGCGGTGGTGGCCGCCATTGCGCTCTGCGCCCTGATCGTCTGGGAACTCACCGACCGCCATCCGGTGGTGGACCTGAGCCTGCTGGGGGAGCGCAACTACCTGGTGGCCGCGGTGGTGATCAGCCTGGGCTACATGACCTTCCTCGGCGGCGTCGTGGTGCTGCCGCTCTGGCTCCAGACCAATATGGGCTATACCTCGACGTGGGCGGGGATCGCCACGGCGCCGATCGGCATACTGCCGGTATTGCTGACCCCGCTGCTGGGCAAGTATCTGGACCGGCTGAACCTGAGGCTGATCGTGACCCTGGGTTTTCTGATCTTCACCATGACCTTCTGGTGGCAAAGCCATTACGCCGACAACGTCGACCTGTTGTCCATCTCCCTGCCCCGTCTGGTGCAGGGTTTCGGAATGGTGGGCTTCTTCACTCCGATGATGGTGATCCTGGTCTCGCGCACCAACCCGAACCACATGCCCAACGCCATGGGGCTGGTGAACTTCATGCGGGTGCTGGCCGGCAGCTTCGGCACCTCGCTGGCAGTGACGCTCTGGGACGATCGCACCAGCTTCCACCATCAGCGCCTGGCGGAAGCCGTGCATCAGGCCAATCCCGCAGTCGCCCAGGGGCTGGACGCGATGGGGTCGCTCGGACTGTCGGTCCAGCAAGGCATGATCCAGGTGGAAAGGCTGCTCAGCCGCGAAGCCATGACGATGGCCGTCAACGACACCTTCTGGATCGCGGGATGGATCTTCTTCGGCCTGATCCTGCTGGTCTGGCAGGCCCGCCCACCCTTCGGGCACCCCGGCAGCCCGCCGCCGGTGGTGGAATAG